A window from Clostridia bacterium encodes these proteins:
- a CDS encoding SDR family oxidoreductase, whose translation MNTMERFSLKNKIALMTGGGGLYGKQSAYALCEAGAKLYMAVRSLDKAEKQVREMRKQGLDVEFIAYDQGSEESINNVVSHVMDKEGRIDILVNAARVPGGPGGWEQTEEGHQLSTKINSLGFLLITRLVGEIMIKQRSGVIINFGSMMGSIGVEPRNYDGFPDMRAGGFGHDYFFNKSAIAAFTRQAASYYGKYGVRVNCLSPGGLQSERTPEEFVKNYSKHTVLNRMANDDDVKGVVVFLASEASSYITGQDILMDGGYTSI comes from the coding sequence ATGAATACAATGGAAAGATTTTCACTTAAAAACAAAATTGCACTGATGACCGGAGGAGGAGGTCTTTACGGTAAACAAAGTGCATATGCCCTATGTGAAGCAGGAGCAAAACTGTATATGGCTGTCCGGTCTTTGGATAAGGCCGAAAAGCAGGTAAGGGAAATGAGAAAGCAAGGTCTTGATGTAGAGTTTATAGCTTACGATCAGGGCAGTGAAGAATCCATAAATAATGTTGTGAGTCATGTGATGGATAAAGAAGGCAGGATTGATATTCTGGTAAATGCTGCAAGAGTTCCTGGAGGGCCAGGTGGCTGGGAGCAAACCGAAGAAGGTCATCAACTTTCAACAAAAATAAATTCTTTGGGATTTCTGCTTATTACAAGACTTGTAGGAGAAATCATGATTAAACAGCGAAGTGGCGTTATCATTAATTTTGGGTCAATGATGGGAAGTATCGGTGTTGAGCCTAGAAACTATGATGGATTTCCTGACATGCGTGCTGGTGGTTTTGGTCACGACTATTTCTTTAATAAATCAGCTATAGCAGCATTTACTCGTCAGGCTGCCAGTTATTATGGGAAATACGGTGTGCGAGTGAACTGTTTGAGTCCTGGTGGTCTTCAGTCTGAGAGAACGCCGGAAGAGTTTGTCAAAAACTATTCAAAGCATACTGTTTTAAATCGCATGGCAAACGATGATGACGTGAAAGGAGTTGTTGTTTTTCTTGCATCAGAGGCAAGCTCATACATCACAGGTCAGGATATACTGATGGATGGAGGCTATACATCTATATAA